A genomic region of Seriola aureovittata isolate HTS-2021-v1 ecotype China chromosome 21, ASM2101889v1, whole genome shotgun sequence contains the following coding sequences:
- the rpp30 gene encoding ribonuclease P protein subunit p30 isoform X2: protein MSVFMDLNLSYTADRNALQSMVDTAAHLGFSTVAINYLFEPTAKKKQEIPTPTPINELIDQLPIVQGRSRPIRVLNRLTVVMSDSSHFRPTAPEYRSFDLLAVQPTTEKLFHAACMLYDVDIICISVTEKLPFFFKRAPVNGAVDRGLVFEVSYSAAIRDSTMRRYTIANAVSLMDSCKGKSVILSSAAEKALELRGPYDVTNLGLLFGLSDGDAKEAVTSTCRSVLLHAETRKTASGIIYTMRSCSESSCQQEAPPPSEGEAPAAKRHRPALTE from the exons atgtctgtgtttatggATTTAAACTTGAGCTACACGGCGGACAGGAACGCCCTGCAGAGTATGGTGGACACGGCTGCTCACC TCGGTTTCTCCACAGTCGCCATCAACTACTTGTTTGAACCCACGGCCAAAAAGAAACAG GAAATCCCCACCCCCACGCCGATCAATGAGCTGATCGATCAGTTGCCGATCGTACAG ggccGCTCTCGTCCAATCAGAGTGCTGAACAGACTGACAGTTGTGATGTCAGACTCCAGTCACTTT AGGCCGACTGCTCCAGAGTACCGTAGCTTCGACCTGCTGGCTGTGCAGCCGACCACAGAGAAACTCTTCCAT gcagccTGTATGTTGTATGACGTTGACATCATCTGTATCTCAGTCACAGAGaaacttccttttttcttcaagAGAGCACCGGTCAACGGG GCTGTAGACAGAGGCCTGGTGTTTGAGGTGTCGTACTCTGCAGCCATCAGAGACTCCACCATGAGACGCTACACCATCGCCAACGCCGTCAGTCTGATGGACAGCTGTAAGGGGAAG agTGTCATCCTGTCCAGTGCAGCTGAGAAG GCTCTGGAGCTCAGAGGTCCATATGATGTCACCAACCT AGGTTTGTTGTTCGGTTTGTCAGATGGAGACGCTAAAGAAGCCGTGACCTCCACCTGTCGCTCAGTGCTGCTGCACGCAG AGACCAGGAAGACGGCCAGTGGGATCATCTACACCATGAGGAGCTGCAGTGAGTCGTCCTGCCAGCAGGAGGCTCCGCCCCCCTCTGAAG GTGAAGCTCCTGCTGCCAAGAGACACAGACCTGCTCTGACtgagtga
- the rpp30 gene encoding ribonuclease P protein subunit p30 isoform X3, translating into MSVFMDLNLSYTADRNALQSMVDTAAHLGFSTVAINYLFEPTAKKKQEIPTPTPINELIDQLPIVQGRSRPIRVLNRLTVVMSDSSHFRPTAPEYRSFDLLAVQPTTEKLFHAACMLYDVDIICISVTEKLPFFFKRAPVNGAVDRGLVFEVSYSAAIRDSTMRRYTIANAVSLMDSCKGKSVILSSAAEKALELRGPYDVTNLGLLFGLSDGDAKEAVTSTCRSVLLHAETRKTASGIIYTMRSCSEAPAAKRHRPALTE; encoded by the exons atgtctgtgtttatggATTTAAACTTGAGCTACACGGCGGACAGGAACGCCCTGCAGAGTATGGTGGACACGGCTGCTCACC TCGGTTTCTCCACAGTCGCCATCAACTACTTGTTTGAACCCACGGCCAAAAAGAAACAG GAAATCCCCACCCCCACGCCGATCAATGAGCTGATCGATCAGTTGCCGATCGTACAG ggccGCTCTCGTCCAATCAGAGTGCTGAACAGACTGACAGTTGTGATGTCAGACTCCAGTCACTTT AGGCCGACTGCTCCAGAGTACCGTAGCTTCGACCTGCTGGCTGTGCAGCCGACCACAGAGAAACTCTTCCAT gcagccTGTATGTTGTATGACGTTGACATCATCTGTATCTCAGTCACAGAGaaacttccttttttcttcaagAGAGCACCGGTCAACGGG GCTGTAGACAGAGGCCTGGTGTTTGAGGTGTCGTACTCTGCAGCCATCAGAGACTCCACCATGAGACGCTACACCATCGCCAACGCCGTCAGTCTGATGGACAGCTGTAAGGGGAAG agTGTCATCCTGTCCAGTGCAGCTGAGAAG GCTCTGGAGCTCAGAGGTCCATATGATGTCACCAACCT AGGTTTGTTGTTCGGTTTGTCAGATGGAGACGCTAAAGAAGCCGTGACCTCCACCTGTCGCTCAGTGCTGCTGCACGCAG AGACCAGGAAGACGGCCAGTGGGATCATCTACACCATGAGGAGCTGCA GTGAAGCTCCTGCTGCCAAGAGACACAGACCTGCTCTGACtgagtga
- the rpp30 gene encoding ribonuclease P protein subunit p30 isoform X1, translating into MSVFMDLNLSYTADRNALQSMVDTAAHLGFSTVAINYLFEPTAKKKQEIPTPTPINELIDQLPIVQGRSRPIRVLNRLTVVMSDSSHFRPTAPEYRSFDLLAVQPTTEKLFHAACMLYDVDIICISVTEKLPFFFKRAPVNGAVDRGLVFEVSYSAAIRDSTMRRYTIANAVSLMDSCKGKSVILSSAAEKALELRGPYDVTNLGLLFGLSDGDAKEAVTSTCRSVLLHAETRKTASGIIYTMRSCSESSCQQEAPPPSEGSLTLTHQLTHQLTHQLTCSLLFCFT; encoded by the exons atgtctgtgtttatggATTTAAACTTGAGCTACACGGCGGACAGGAACGCCCTGCAGAGTATGGTGGACACGGCTGCTCACC TCGGTTTCTCCACAGTCGCCATCAACTACTTGTTTGAACCCACGGCCAAAAAGAAACAG GAAATCCCCACCCCCACGCCGATCAATGAGCTGATCGATCAGTTGCCGATCGTACAG ggccGCTCTCGTCCAATCAGAGTGCTGAACAGACTGACAGTTGTGATGTCAGACTCCAGTCACTTT AGGCCGACTGCTCCAGAGTACCGTAGCTTCGACCTGCTGGCTGTGCAGCCGACCACAGAGAAACTCTTCCAT gcagccTGTATGTTGTATGACGTTGACATCATCTGTATCTCAGTCACAGAGaaacttccttttttcttcaagAGAGCACCGGTCAACGGG GCTGTAGACAGAGGCCTGGTGTTTGAGGTGTCGTACTCTGCAGCCATCAGAGACTCCACCATGAGACGCTACACCATCGCCAACGCCGTCAGTCTGATGGACAGCTGTAAGGGGAAG agTGTCATCCTGTCCAGTGCAGCTGAGAAG GCTCTGGAGCTCAGAGGTCCATATGATGTCACCAACCT AGGTTTGTTGTTCGGTTTGTCAGATGGAGACGCTAAAGAAGCCGTGACCTCCACCTGTCGCTCAGTGCTGCTGCACGCAG AGACCAGGAAGACGGCCAGTGGGATCATCTACACCATGAGGAGCTGCAGTGAGTCGTCCTGCCAGCAGGAGGCTCCGCCCCCCTCTGAAGGTTCACTGACACTGACGCATCAGCTAACGCATCAGCTGACACATCAGCTgacctgctctctgctcttctgtttTACCTGA